A genome region from Pygocentrus nattereri isolate fPygNat1 chromosome 6, fPygNat1.pri, whole genome shotgun sequence includes the following:
- the tbccd1 gene encoding TBCC domain-containing protein 1, whose amino-acid sequence MDACTASVWPRLEPFLLGALQVAPPSKLSMHYLRKMACYVRTREGCFPRLGWHMWRHIACGKLQLAEELAWLYFETFDLLTPRSPEEKLEWAEALSQSQSPRELDRQRSKLYVDTLQFLLFLYLQQLNRVSLRTSLIGEEWPSPRARSPSSSSEREAKTSSSNKNWDDQAHLTFMQTHLFELLELLVEPGELSGSGQALRDSQLSAEAVQALSLLLEGSASRGRTVHPFHRLLGRAPLQAQAGYSKLSRSYSLQQLQNWLRQTLTLNPFGMSTCLRSGKKLAWALQVEGAMKRAKIARNTHMAPPGSRVVLMSQVYKQTLAKDSEKLAGANVKLHRCSEAFIYLLSPLRSVTLDKCRNSTVVLGPVETSVHVQSCENVRLVCVAGRLAIGASSSCTVHALTPTRPLLLPGNTALTLGPFHTHYPTLEDHMASVGLAVVPNLWDQPLLYSPDGPAPDPSCYRILTPEEFCTLVVPFQMEGDTCEVPGGLPPAYQQAVEARAQRVQEWQRTVKDAHLNKEQRRQFQALVEQRFHQWLLETGKRQELDTLLPPTIGQPNPTDHSQSTCSSNPSLQHQKDQMSQQAAGGTPTVC is encoded by the exons ATGGACGCCTGCACAGCCAGCGTTTGGCCTCGTCTGGAGCCCTTCCTGCTCGGGGCGCTGCAGGTGGCGCCTCCGAGCAAACTGAGCATGCACTACCTGCGCAAGATGGCCTGCTACGTGCGCACTCGAGAGGGCTGCTTCCCCCGGCTGGGCTGGCACATGTGGCGCCACATTGCGTGTGGAAAGCTGCAGCTGGCCGAGGAGCTGGCTTGGCTCTACTTCGAGACGTTTGACCTGCTGACGCCACGCAGTCCAGAGGAGAAGCTGGAGTGGGCCGAGGCTCTGTCTCAGAGTCAGTCTCCGCGCGAGCTTGACCGACAGCGCAGCAAG CTGTATGTGGACACTCTGCAGTTCCTGCTCTTCCTGTACCTTCAGCAGCTGAACCGCGTGTCTCTGCGCACCTCTCTGATTGGGGAAGAGTGGCCGAGCCCCCGCGCCCGCTCCCCCTCGTCCTCTTCGGAAAGAGAGGCCAAAACCAGCTCCTCCAATAAG AACTGGGATGACCAGGCACACCTGACCTTCATGCAGACACACCTGtttgagctgttggagcttctaGTGGAACCAGGCGAGCTGAGCGGATCAGGGCAGGCACTGCGGGACAGCCAGCTGTCGGCCGAGGCCGTGCAGGCGCTGAGCCTGCTGCTGGAGGGCTCCGCCAGCCGTGGCCGCACTGTGCACCCATTCCACCGACTGCTGGGCCGTGCGCCGCTCCAGGCTCAGGCGGGCTACTCCAAACTCAGCCGCTCGTACTCACTGCAGCAGCTACAGAACTGGCTGCGCCAGACCCTCACCCTCAACCCCTTCGGCATGTCCACCTGCCTGCGCTCGGGCAAGAAGCTGGCCTGGGCCCTGCAAG TGGAGGGTGCAATGAAGAGAGCCAAGATAGCCCGGAACACTCACATGGCCCCTCCGGGCAGCAGGGTGGTCCTGATGTCTCAGGTTTACAAACAGACGCTGGCCAAAGACTCGGAGAAGCTGGCTGGCGCAAACGTGAAACTGCACCGCTGCAGCGAGGCTTTCATCTACCTGCTGTCTCCTCTCAG GTCAGTGACGCTGGACAAGTGCCGCAACAGCACAGTTGTTTTGGGCCCGGTGGAGACCAGCGTCCACGTTCAGAGCTGTGAGAATGTTCGGCTGGTGTGTGTAGCTGGCCGGCTGGCTATTGGGGCTTCCTCCAGCTGCACCGTCCATGCACTCACGCCCACCCGCCCACTCCTGCTGCCTGGCAACACGGCCCTCACTCTGGGCCCCTTCCACACGCACTACCCCACCCTGGAGGACCACATGGCCAGCGTGGGTCTGGCTGTCGTTCCCAACCTGTGGGACCAGCCACTGCTGTACAGCCCAGACGGTCCGGCTCCTGACCCGTCCTGTTACCGTATCCTCACACCAGAAGAGTTCTGCACCCTGGTGGTGCCCTTCCAGATGGAGGGGGACACCTGCGAAGTCCCGGGGGGGCTGCCCCCTGCGTACCAGCAGGCGGTGGAGGCCCGTGCGCAGAGGGTGCAGGAGTGGCAAAGAACGGTGAAGGATGCACACCTCAACAA GGAGCAGCGGCGGCAGTTTCAGGCCCTGGTGGAGCAGAGGTTTCACCAGTGGCTGCTGGAGACCGGTAAGAGGCAGGAGCTGGACACCTTACTACCCCCGACCATCGGTCAGCCCAACCCCACTGACCACTCACAGTCTACCTGTAGCTCCAATCCTTCTCTTCAGCACCAGAAAGACCAGATGTCCCAACAGGCAGCAGGAGGGACGCCCACAGTTTGCTGA
- the crygs2 gene encoding crystallin, gamma S2 isoform X2 produces the protein MSKMGRIIFYEDKNFQGRRYECDSDCTDFHTYLSRCNSIRVESGTWVVYERPNYMGYQYVLTRGEYPEYLRWMGLNDRLSSCKMIHFTSGTQYKVQLYDKVDFAGQAFEATEDCPSVLERYRLREVHSCKVLDGYWVFYEHPNYRGRQYFLEKGEYRKPVDWGAVCPTVQSFRRLTE, from the exons ATGTCCAAGATGGGCAGG ATTATTTTCTATGAGGACAAAAACTTCCAAGGCCGCCGCTATGAGTGCGACAGCGACTGCACCGACTTCCACACCTACTTAAGCCGCTGCAACTCCATCCGGGTGGAGAGCGGTACCTGGGTTGTCTATGAGCGGCCCAATTACATGGGCTACCAGTACGTGCTAACCAGGGGCGAGTACCCAGAGTACCTGCGCTGGATGGGCCTCAATGACCGACTCAGCTCCTGCAAGATGATCCACTTT ACAAGCGGAACTCAGTACAAGGTGCAGCTGTATGACAAGGTGGACTTTGCGGGTCAGGCCTTCGAGGCCACCGAGGACTGCCCCTCTGTTCTGGAGCGTTACCGCCTGAGAGAGGTGCACTCCTGCAAGGTCCTGGACGGCTACTGGGTCTTCTATGAGCACCCCAACTACCGTGGCCGCCAGTACTTCCTGGAGAAGGGCGAGTACCGCAAACCTGTGGACTGGGGTGCTGTGTGTCCCACTGTCCAGTCCTTCCGCCGCCTCACTGAGTGA
- the crygs2 gene encoding crystallin, gamma S2 isoform X1: MRASLLDFSNSALYVHLMSFQIIFYEDKNFQGRRYECDSDCTDFHTYLSRCNSIRVESGTWVVYERPNYMGYQYVLTRGEYPEYLRWMGLNDRLSSCKMIHFTSGTQYKVQLYDKVDFAGQAFEATEDCPSVLERYRLREVHSCKVLDGYWVFYEHPNYRGRQYFLEKGEYRKPVDWGAVCPTVQSFRRLTE; this comes from the exons ATGAGAGCAAGTCTTCTTGATTTTTCAAACAGTGCTCTGTACGTCCACCTGATGTCCTTTCAGATTATTTTCTATGAGGACAAAAACTTCCAAGGCCGCCGCTATGAGTGCGACAGCGACTGCACCGACTTCCACACCTACTTAAGCCGCTGCAACTCCATCCGGGTGGAGAGCGGTACCTGGGTTGTCTATGAGCGGCCCAATTACATGGGCTACCAGTACGTGCTAACCAGGGGCGAGTACCCAGAGTACCTGCGCTGGATGGGCCTCAATGACCGACTCAGCTCCTGCAAGATGATCCACTTT ACAAGCGGAACTCAGTACAAGGTGCAGCTGTATGACAAGGTGGACTTTGCGGGTCAGGCCTTCGAGGCCACCGAGGACTGCCCCTCTGTTCTGGAGCGTTACCGCCTGAGAGAGGTGCACTCCTGCAAGGTCCTGGACGGCTACTGGGTCTTCTATGAGCACCCCAACTACCGTGGCCGCCAGTACTTCCTGGAGAAGGGCGAGTACCGCAAACCTGTGGACTGGGGTGCTGTGTGTCCCACTGTCCAGTCCTTCCGCCGCCTCACTGAGTGA